From Thalassotalea euphylliae, the proteins below share one genomic window:
- a CDS encoding PD40 domain-containing protein encodes MKKRYRLISLLFLSAISNKGLGQNDGLVIKGAYLGQQPPGLNAEVFAPGIVSTKHRDFSGFFSPDMQEFYFTRMDNETQEWTLIVYKNENNQWNESTIGPRIGRPILSPDGNTMHLGKYYIERTETGWTDVKSLGPMFDRDDWGIMRLSASENGTYVLDDYKNGDVIRISTFTNGERQPPKEMASVINTGKYSAHPFISPDESYLIWDTEREDGYGESDLYISFRKKDGAWGEAINLGDKVNTESWEAGGYVTPDGKYLFFNRHHDMYWVDATFIEELRPKLD; translated from the coding sequence GTGAAAAAAAGATATCGCTTAATTTCTTTACTTTTTTTGTCCGCTATAAGTAACAAGGGCTTAGGTCAAAATGATGGCTTAGTGATTAAAGGAGCGTATTTGGGGCAGCAGCCTCCAGGGTTAAACGCTGAAGTTTTTGCTCCAGGTATTGTTTCGACGAAACATCGTGATTTTAGCGGCTTTTTTTCGCCAGATATGCAAGAGTTTTATTTCACTAGGATGGATAATGAAACCCAAGAGTGGACATTGATAGTTTATAAAAATGAAAACAATCAATGGAACGAGTCTACTATCGGGCCTCGGATTGGCAGACCCATTCTCTCTCCTGATGGCAATACTATGCATTTGGGTAAGTATTATATTGAGCGAACCGAGACGGGCTGGACCGATGTAAAAAGCCTTGGCCCAATGTTTGATAGGGATGATTGGGGCATAATGCGGCTTTCAGCCTCCGAAAACGGCACCTATGTTTTAGACGATTATAAAAATGGTGATGTAATCCGCATATCTACTTTTACAAATGGCGAACGCCAACCGCCCAAAGAGATGGCTTCCGTGATCAACACAGGTAAATATAGCGCCCACCCCTTTATATCGCCTGATGAATCTTATTTGATCTGGGATACTGAAAGAGAAGATGGATATGGCGAGTCTGATCTTTACATAAGTTTTCGAAAAAAAGATGGGGCATGGGGAGAAGCCATCAACTTGGGAGATAAAGTCAATACAGAATCGTGGGAAGCTGGCGGATATGTGACCCCCGATGGCAAGTATCTGTTTTTTAATAGACACCATGATATGTATTGGGTTGATGCAACATTTATTGAGGAACTTCGACCTAAATTAGATTAA
- a CDS encoding winged helix-turn-helix transcriptional regulator: MLKVTATSKNDALNCPYRDVIDRIGDKWSLLILTVLEEKPTRFNELRRTIGDISQKVLTKTLRNLESDGFVIRTVYDESPPKVVYKISPLGSGLLQPIDQLVAWANDNHEKIKANREEYKNSNKHIKSD; this comes from the coding sequence ATGCTCAAGGTAACTGCCACAAGTAAAAATGATGCATTAAATTGTCCATATCGAGACGTGATTGATAGAATCGGCGATAAATGGAGTCTTCTAATATTAACGGTATTGGAAGAAAAGCCGACAAGGTTCAATGAACTGCGCAGAACTATTGGCGATATTTCACAAAAAGTTTTAACTAAAACATTGCGAAACTTGGAATCTGATGGGTTCGTAATTAGAACCGTGTATGATGAAAGCCCGCCAAAAGTCGTATATAAAATATCACCCCTTGGTTCTGGCTTATTACAGCCTATAGATCAGCTTGTAGCATGGGCAAACGATAATCACGAAAAGATAAAAGCCAATAGAGAAGAGTACAAAAATTCTAACAAGCACATTAAATCGGACTAA
- a CDS encoding LysE family translocator: protein MEIWKLLFFIPVCFALNMTPGPNNLLSMNNARCYGFKSAFIAGLGRIAAFAVMIALAASGLAVVLYASETLFLTIKVVGAAYLLWIAFNLWRSDDSPAAELDNTRNRLGLAKQEFLLAAGNPKAILIFTAFLPQFVDVSASANEQFFVLGATFLILETGAISIYAIFGIYLRQWFTEPKMVKRFNRCCATFLAMSGTSLLLSRQQ, encoded by the coding sequence GTGGAAATCTGGAAGCTATTGTTCTTCATACCTGTGTGTTTTGCGCTCAATATGACCCCGGGTCCAAACAACTTATTGTCTATGAACAACGCTCGTTGTTACGGCTTTAAGTCTGCTTTTATTGCTGGTCTTGGTCGAATAGCTGCATTCGCTGTAATGATTGCTTTGGCTGCTTCAGGATTAGCTGTCGTTCTATATGCATCTGAGACTCTATTTCTAACCATTAAAGTTGTGGGGGCAGCTTACTTATTGTGGATTGCTTTTAATCTTTGGCGCTCGGACGATAGTCCCGCTGCTGAACTAGACAATACTCGCAACCGACTAGGTTTAGCTAAACAAGAATTTTTACTAGCCGCAGGTAATCCAAAGGCAATATTAATCTTTACAGCCTTTCTGCCACAGTTTGTCGATGTTTCGGCTAGTGCCAATGAACAGTTCTTCGTTTTAGGGGCTACGTTCCTAATACTAGAAACGGGGGCAATATCGATTTATGCCATATTCGGCATATATTTAAGGCAGTGGTTCACGGAGCCGAAAATGGTAAAGCGCTTCAATAGATGCTGCGCAACCTTTTTAGCTATGTCTGGAACAAGCCTATTATTAAGTCGCCAGCAATAA
- a CDS encoding ester cyclase, producing MTKKFICIFTLFICVLNMTYAGAADMTRKERLVAFYDAFGKGDVEKLDKIIVEDWVTHDPNPGQLTGRSGFKQFIPLVHESISDLNWKIEEMIEEGNTIVVRSTFSGTHTGPLLGVEGTGKQFVAKAIDVHHFNDDGMVFETYHLEDWIAFLAQVGAIGH from the coding sequence GTGACTAAAAAATTTATTTGTATATTTACTTTATTTATTTGTGTATTGAATATGACTTATGCTGGAGCTGCTGATATGACAAGAAAAGAAAGGTTAGTTGCATTCTATGATGCGTTCGGAAAAGGTGATGTGGAGAAATTAGATAAGATTATTGTCGAAGACTGGGTCACTCATGATCCAAACCCTGGACAGCTAACAGGACGATCTGGTTTTAAACAATTTATCCCTCTAGTGCACGAATCTATAAGTGATCTTAACTGGAAGATCGAAGAAATGATTGAGGAAGGCAACACAATTGTTGTAAGAAGTACGTTTTCTGGTACCCACACTGGTCCACTACTAGGCGTTGAAGGTACAGGTAAGCAATTCGTTGCTAAAGCAATTGATGTTCATCATTTTAATGATGACGGCATGGTGTTTGAAACCTATCATTTAGAAGATTGGATTGCATTTTTAGCTCAAGTAGGAGCTATTGGGCATTAA